The Amyelois transitella isolate CPQ chromosome Z, ilAmyTran1.1, whole genome shotgun sequence genome contains a region encoding:
- the LOC106130628 gene encoding protein SERAC1 translates to MSIPDRIRPYLKILKEVVMWGSGGLFVVYHIHQTSKALNRVVNDDVLNIEKKGTPEYIYIDDPSYNEELKLQQDRETRQSVGLARIWKSLKHSLAWRLLWLCKHGNKEQRNIALEQLATFKNNKIWDCWKLAQALDKNTAVLLARTRGADLRYFLPPPIHVRRAAISSHLLSFQFRDMILAAQTAKPHGCLKHFLSKYFANVQEQAMEADSIPAKPDSISEKELCILCLDAIHHHILLFHSRDYEQDISSKTFIDVQLLPKLAELLLRNRNDAEIEMAVLRILTILSIHTNLLEHFFQNGLVGELSRMLRSNDIRLSSSAAVTLSNLSGESCYRPGLFLLHPIYRTTSPPSCDTLLVHGLRGGVFVTWRQRDKKCAEPVGIVEVTVTDNDCDPCEATTTKPFSDPELNEVIQDLMILDDEALLADMEVVLHDLPIQTRRESGNGFKYTSDKKRIGLINEEEDHCNYTHCWPKDWLPKDCNNLRILGVNYWSTLSAWMERCPMLTADIAERAENLTVALVDAKVGSKPVVWLSHSMGGLITKQLLVEAAKSDDQPLNDIAKNTKAVFFYSTPHKGSSLATMPRAAAAVLWPSTDVKQLQIDSPILLELHNKFISFADLCGWDTISFGETMPTLVTAFKVPVLFVDPNSADLGRGTFYEMPLDHLSICKPATRQSVLYTTVLDVIQKITNENVELVYYNTVIQFLIDFFWSIISSKTREVIESMDESQSTERLRWFEKILLEAFTEGFTD, encoded by the coding sequence ATGAGTATTCCAGATAGAATCAGACcatatctaaaaatattaaaagaagtGGTTATGTGGGGCAGTGGtggtttatttgttgtttatcACATACACCAAACAAGTAAGGCATTAAACAGAGTAGTGAACGATGACGTgctaaatatagaaaaaaagggGACTCCcgaatacatttatattgatGACCCTTCGTACAACGAAGAGTTAAAATTGCAACAGGATCGAGAGACTAGGCAATCAGTTGGGTTAGCGAGAATATGGAAAAGCTTGAAGCATTCATTAGCCTGGCGGCTGCTGTGGCTTTGCAAGCATGGAAACAAGGAACAGCGGAACATAGCACTGGAACAGCTTGCTACCTTCAAAAACAACAAGATTTGGGACTGTTGGAAGCTGGCGCAGGCTTTAGACAAAAACACCGCGGTACTGCTGGCCAGAACGCGCGGCGCCGATCTTCGCTACTTTCTTCCTCCACCTATCCACGTACGGCGAGCTGCCATAAGTTCCCATCTGCTGTCCTTCCAATTCCGGGATATGATTCTGGCGGCACAGACTGCTAAGCCTCATGGTTGCCTCAAACATTTCCTCTCTAAATATTTTGCCAATGTACAAGAACAAGCTATGGAAGCAGACAGTATACCTGCCAAACCAGACAGTATTAGTGAAAAAGAACTTTGTATATTATGTCTAGATGCTATTCATCaccacatattattatttcatagtaGAGATTATGAACAAGATATTTcttctaaaacatttattgatGTGCAACTCTTGCCAAAATTAGCTGAGCTATTGTTGAGAAATCGTAATGATGCTGAAATTGAGATGGCTGTGTTGAGAATCCTCACTATTTTAAGTATACACACAAACTTATTGGaacattttttccaaaatggtCTTGTGGGAGAATTATCACGCATGTTGAGATCAAATGATATCCGTCTGTCGAGTTCTGCAGCTGTGACATTATCAAACCTGTCAGGGGAAAGTTGCTATAGGCCAGGCTTGTTCCTATTACATCCTATTTACCGGACCACCTCTCCTCCCTCTTGTGATACTCTATTAGTACATGGCCTAAGAGGTGGAGTATTTGTAACTTGGAGACAAAGGGACAAGAAATGTGCTGAACCAGTTGGTATTGTTGAAGTCACAGTGACGGACAATGACTGTGATCCATGTGAAGCTACCACCACAAAACCATTTTCAGACCCTGAACTGAATGAGGTTATACAAGACCTAATGATATTAGATGATGAAGCATTACTTGCTGATATGGAAGTAGTCTTACATGATCTTCCTATTCAGACAAGACGAGAATCAGGGAAtggttttaaatatacttcaGATAAAAAACGTATAGGCCTAATAAATGAAGAGGAAGACCACTGTAATTATACCCATTGTTGGCCTAAAGACTGGCTGCCTAAGGATTGTAACAATTTAAGAATTTTAGGGGTTAATTATTGGAGTACTTTATCAGCCTGGATGGAACGCTGTCCAATGTTAACTGCAGATATAGCAGAGAGAGCTGAAAACCTGACAGTAGCCTTAGTAGATGCTAAAGTGGGCTCCAAACCAGTAGTGTGGCTTTCACATTCAATGGGTGGTCTAATCACTAAACAATTGTTGGTAGAAGCAGCAAAAAGTGATGACCAGCCTCTTAATGATATTGCTAAAAATACTAAAGCAGTATTCTTTTACAGTACACCACATAAAGGGAGTTCTTTAGCCACTATGCCTCGGGCGGCTGCTGCCGTATTGTGGCCATCCACTGATGTTAAACAGCTTCAAATAGACTCGCCCATACTCTTAGAACTACACaataaattcatttcattTGCAGATTTGTGTGGTTGGGACACAATCAGTTTTGGGGAAACGATGCCAACTCTAGTCACCGCATTTAAAGTCCCCGTTCTTTTTGTGGACCCTAATTCGGCAGACTTGGGCAGAGGTACATTTTATGAGATGCCCCTTGATCACCTGTCAATATGCAAGCCTGCAACTAGACAGTCTGTCTTATATACAACAGTTTTAGATGTAATTcagaaaataacaaatgaaAATGTTGAATTGGTGTACTATAATACTGTTATACAGTTTTTGATAGATTTCTTTTGGAGTATAATCAGTAGTAAAACAAGGGAGGTGATTGAATCAATGGATGAATCACAAAGCACTGAGCGATTAAGATGGTTTGAAAAGATTTTGCTTGAAGCTTTCACTGAAGGGTTTACAGACTAA